A genome region from Triticum aestivum cultivar Chinese Spring chromosome 2B, IWGSC CS RefSeq v2.1, whole genome shotgun sequence includes the following:
- the LOC101669866 gene encoding cold-responsive protein kinase 1: MEVNMITSIQHKNLVRLVGCCSEGTERLLVYEYMKNKSLDKILFAPADAPATAPPLLDWRTRHQIIIGIGRGLQYLHEESNLRIVHRDIKASNILLDDKFQPKISDFGLARFFPEDQTYLSTAFAGTLGYTAPEYAIRGELTVKADTYSFGVLVLEIISSRKNTDLNLPNEMQYLPEHAWRLYEQSKILELVDARVQGGEGFDVKEVMQVCQIALLCVQPYPNSRPAMSEVVRMLTMKTDQSIPAPAKPAFLDRKNLNGDRDAASSDTATMEMMRSPAGYWMMTPSPMLEVDRPYDMSFGK; the protein is encoded by the exons atggaggtgaACATGATCACCAGCATCCAGCACAAGAACCTGGTCCGCCTCGTCGGCTGCTGCTCCGAGGGCACCGAGCGCCTGCTCGTCTACGAGTACATGAAGAACAAGAGCCTCGACAAGATCCTCTTCGCGCCGGCCGACGCGCCGGCGACGGCGCCGCCGTTGCTGGACTGGCGCACCCGGCACCAGATCATCATCGGCATCGGCCGCGGGCTGCAGTACCTGCACGAGGAGTCCAACCTGCGCATCGTCCACCGCGACATCAAGGCCAGCAACATCCTCCTCGACGACAAGTTCCAGCCCAAGATCAGCGACTTCGGCCTCGCCCGCTTCTTCCCCGAGGACCAGACCTACCTCAGCACCGCCTTCGCCGGCACGCT GGGGTACACGGCGCCGGAGTACGCCATCAGGGGGGAGCTCACGGTGAAGGCCGACACGTACAGCTTCGGCGTGCTGGTGCTGGAGATCATCAGCAGCAGGAAGAACACTGACCTTAACCTCCCCAACGAAATGCAGTACCTGCCCGAACAC GCATGGAGGCTGTACGAGCAGTCCAAGATCCTGGAGCTGGTGGACGCTAGGGTGCAGGGCGGCGAGGGGTTCGATGTGAAGGAGGTGATGCAGGTGTGCCAGATCGCGCTGCTCTGCGTACAGCCGTACCCGAACTCGAGGCCGGCCATGTCGGAGGTGGTGCGCATGCTCACCATGAAGACCGACCAGTCCATCCCGGCGCCAGCCAAGCCGGCGTTCCTCGACAGGAAGAACCTCAACGGCGACAGGGACGCCGCGTCCTCGGACACCGCCACCATGGAGATGATGAGGTCGCCGGCGGGCTACTGGATGATGACGCCCTCGCCCATGCTCGAGGTCGACAGGCCCTACGACATGAGCTTCGGCAAATGA